The following DNA comes from Pseudomonas sp. Tri1.
GGTATGGTGCTGCTGACTACCCACCACACCCTGGCCCGGATGCCGTCCGGTTATCGCAACATTGATCTGGGGAACTGGGCCGTATGAGTGTGTTTGGCCTGTTGCTTGCCCGCGAGGCGCGCTTGTTGTTCCGCCGCCCGGCCGAATTGGCCAATCCGCTGGTGTTCTTTGCGATCGTCATCGCGTTGTTCCCGCTGGCGGTCGGTCCGGAGACTCAATTGTTGCAAACCTTGTCGCCGGGGTTGGTCTGGGTGGCGGCGCTTTTATCGGTCCTGCTCTCGCTGGACGGGCTTTTCCGCAGTGATTTCGAAGACGGTTCCCTGGAACAGTGGGTCCTTTCGTCGCACCCCCTGGCCCTTCTGGTTTTGGCCAAGGTACTGGCACACTGGGTTTTTTCTGGTCTGGCACTGGTATTGCTCTCGCCACTGCTGGCGATGATGCTGGGCTTGCCCGCCGCGTGCATGCCAGTGCTGCTAGTGTCGCTGCTGCTTGGCACCCCGGTGCTGAGCCTGCTCGGTGCGGTGGGGGCGGCATTGACGGTGGGACTCAAGCGCGGTGGCCTGTTGCTGGCCCTGCTGATTTTGCCGTTGTACATCCCGGTGCTGATCCTCGGCAGTGGCGCCTTGCAGGCAGCACTGCAAGGCATGCCGGCAATCGGTTATCTGCTGTGGCTTGGGAGCCTGACCGCCCTGGCGATAACCCTGACACCCTTTGCAATAGCCGCTGGCCTGAAAATCAGCGTCGGCGAATAATAATGAGGCCTGGTCAAGAACTGACCACTTCCTTGGAAGTCAAGGCCGCCCCGGCGGTTCGCGATGGCGAGCCGCAACCGTGATGGAAATTGCAATGAACTGGACCTGGTTTCATAAGCTCGGCTCACCCAAGTGGTTCTACGGCATCAGCGGCAAACTGCTGCCCTGGTTGAGCATCGCTGCACTGCTGCTGATTGGCGCCGGCGTGGTCTGGGGCCTGGCCTTCGCCCCGCCGGACTACCAGCAAGGCAACAGCTTCCGCATTATCTATATCCACGTGCCCACGGCGATGCTGGCTCAGTCCGTCTACGTGATGCTGGCGGTGTGTGGCGTGGTCGGGCTGGTGTGGAAAATGAAACTGGCCGATGTGGCCCTGCAATGCGCCGCCCCTATCGGCGCCTGGATGACCGCCGTGGCGCTGGTCACCGGCGCGATCTGGGGCAAGCCGACCTGGGGCTC
Coding sequences within:
- the ccmB gene encoding heme exporter protein CcmB; this encodes MSVFGLLLAREARLLFRRPAELANPLVFFAIVIALFPLAVGPETQLLQTLSPGLVWVAALLSVLLSLDGLFRSDFEDGSLEQWVLSSHPLALLVLAKVLAHWVFSGLALVLLSPLLAMMLGLPAACMPVLLVSLLLGTPVLSLLGAVGAALTVGLKRGGLLLALLILPLYIPVLILGSGALQAALQGMPAIGYLLWLGSLTALAITLTPFAIAAGLKISVGE